The Bacteroidia bacterium genomic interval TACAACCTTCTGATGCAGAGATACATCCCCAAAAACATCAACTCACTGCTGCAGTTGGCACACAAATGACTCTCCCTATTGCTATTGAGGTTCAAAAGTTGCCCCTTCAAAAAAATACTCTGTTTTTACTTTGCACGGATGGACTGCACGGCATCGTAAGTAACAAAATTATACAAAGCATACTTTCTGAATACCATGCCCAGCCCGTTGAAGTTTTAGCAAAAAAATTGGTAGACACAGCGAATGATTTTGGGGGCATAGATAATGTTACCGTACAAATTATACGCGTAAATGAACTCAAAACCTCCCCTCAAAACTCAATACAAAATACTCAAATGACCACTTCTCAAACTTCTGCACCTTTGATAGATCCCCCTATTGAAGTTGTACACTCGCCAGAAACTCCTGCTGAATCTAAACCTAAATACAAAGTACACTTGAATAATTACCAAAAGTTGGGGCTAATAGTTATTGTTTTGTTGGCTACGGTTATCACTTTATTTGTAGCTTTTTACAAGGCAAAAGAAAAAACTGCCGAAGAGAACTTTTTAACTCAACTCAAAGACAGCTTATTTACACAGCCGAATACTTCTGTTCAAAAAAATGAACCTGTCCAAGATACTACAAGTACCCAAAAAGCAGAGAAAAACATTCCTGAACTGATTGATTACGAGTATTTTGTGCGAAAAGGCGATGTGCTGCCCAAAATTGCACAAAAGTTTAATGTTAGCGTAGAGGAACTCAAAGCATGGAACAAAGACGCAAAAAAGAAAGGACATCCGAAATTTCCTGAACTAAACGCAGATGCTCCACTAGTGGTTAAAATTAAAGCAAAACATACTGTTTCACAAGGAGAAACACTTTCTGCTATTGCGCAGCAGTATTATGGAAATTCTCAACAAAAACATTTGATTATGAAAGCCAATAATTTGAAAGAAAATGAAGTACTCAAACAAGGTAAAGTTTTAGTTATACCTAAGCCATAAGGCTCTACTGAACTATGCTTCAAAAGCATACTTTGACTTTTACAAAAAATTCTTTTCATTTGCACTATGTATCAGACCTTATTAGTTTCCGTAGAGGAAAAAATTTGCATTATTACCTTAAATCGCCCTGACAAGCTCAATGCTTTGAATCAAACTTTGCTAAATGAGCTCAAAACTGCTTTTATGCAGGCTTTGAGCGATTCGGAGGTAAAATCTGTTATTATCACTGGAGCGGGCGAAAAAGCTTTTGCCGCAGGTGCAGACATTCAAGAATTTGTAGGTTTGGATGCCCAACAAGCTTCTCATTTATCTCGGAATGGGCAAATGATTTTTAACATGATAGAAAACTCACCCAAGCCTGTGGTAGCCGCAGTAAATGGATTTGCACTTGGAGGGGGATGCGAATTAGCAATGGCGTGCCACTTGCGTATAGCATCTGAAAATGCAAAATTTGGCCAGCCCGAAGTGAAATTAGGACTTATTCCTGGATACGGTGGAACTCAAAGATTAGTTCAATATATTGGTAAAACCAAAGCTTTAGAGTTAATTTTGACAACGGACATGATTAGTGCCAACGATGCTTACCGATTAGGTTTAGTCAATTATGTTGTACCTGCTCATGAATTGCTCAATAAGTGTAAAGAAGTTTTAGCAAAAATTCATGCTCAAAGTCCAAATGCGGTGTATTTAGCTATAAAAAGTGTCAATGCTTATTTTGATAAGAGTAAAAATGGTTTTGAGGAAGAGGTTAAGAATTTTGGTCAGTGCTTTACGCATAATGACTTTAAGGAAGGCGTAAGTGCCTTTTTAGAGAAGAGAAAGCCGAATTTTTAACTATTTGGTAATCTTTTAATTTTTAATTTTCTTTTGGGCGTGCCCCTTGCTGCGCAAGGGTCGGGGCATTCCGCACGTAGCCCGAAGCACGCCGACCTTGCCCGCGTGAGCGCAGCGAAACGCGGGCAAGGGCACGCCCAAAAAATTAAAATCTAACTTCCACAAATTAACCTTTGCATGCAAAAAACAAATTTATCACACACAACAGATTACTCTTTATTTCTCCTTCTCTAATTCTTGCTCGGTTACTTTCTTTACTTTCATGCCGTCTTTAAGCTCTTTGGAAATAGCCCTGTAACTTCCCGAAACTACTTCATCCCCTTCCTTCAAACCTGATATAATTTGAATATATTGATTATCCGCTATGCCCGTTTGTACAGGTACTTGCTTTACAATACCATTTTGATACACAAATACTACTTCTTGGGGCTTTTCTGTTTGAGTATTTTTGGTAGATTTAGCACTGCTTGAACTTTCTGCACTAGTTTTATCCTTTGACCTTGTAGTTACACTTTGGGAAGGTACAGCCAAGGCGTTTTTGACAGTGTTAGTGTATATCTCTACATTAGCCGACATACCTGGCAAAAAGGGTGATATTTTTTTGTTCTTTTGTTTAGTTATCTCTTGGTAAGAATGGGGAGAAATTAAAATACGTACTTCAAAGCTAGTTACTTGATCAGTTGAGGTTGAAGTGTTGGCAACAAGGGTATTAGAAGAGTTGGCAATATTCGTTACTCGTCCTGTGAAAACTTTGCCTGCGTAAGCATCTACTTCTATTTTGGCAGAGTCGTTAATTGAAACGTTGACAATATCGTTTTCATTTACATCTACTTTTACTTCCATTTGAGTAAAATCAGCTATGCGCATCATTTCTGTACCTGCCATTTGACTAGTGCCTACTACGCGTTCACCAAGTTTGACAGAAAGTTTACTGATAATTCCGCTCATAGGTGCGTATAATGAAGTACGATTAAGATTTTCACGCGCTTGTTTTAAGCTTGCTTCTGCACTTTCTATGCGATACTTAGCGGCTTCTACTTGTTGCTCTGCTGAATTTTTTTGCGAAACGGCTACATTATACGCTAATTCGGCATTATCCATTTCAACTTGGCTAATTACTTTTTCTGCAAATAGTTTTCGGCTTCTTTCTACGTTAATTTTTTCAGCAGCTAATCTGCTTTCAGCTTGGGCTAAGGCAGCTTTGGCATTAGCTAAATCTGCCTTAGCAGTATTGAGTGAAGCTTGCATTTGTTCAAGTGCAGCTTGATAATTATCAGGGCGTATGCGAGCAATAAGTTGCCCTTTTTGTACTATCTGACCTTCATACACGGGAAGTTCTACAATTTCGCCTGAAACATCAGGCGTAATTTTTACCTCAATTACGGGCTGAATTTTACCTGATGCCGTTACCGTTTCTGTAATATCCCGCAAAGTGGCTTTCTCTGTAACAACTTTAATGGTTTTTTCCCGACAACTCCAAAAAAGTAGAAGTCCTAAGAATATGAGAGTAACACAATACTGCTTTTTCATAAAGAACGAGCAAAATTATGCAGCTTTTGGGTATGTGTAGTCAAATAAATGATATTTAGAGTTAATCGTACAGTGCCAAGTTTGTCAATACCAGTACGAACTATTTTTGTCTTTCAGTGAAAAAATAGAATTTTAGACGAATAAGCTAGTAACTTTTGATTTTCTCAATTGATAATGATATTTTTGCAAAAAGCCTTATTTATATGATAAACAAAAAAGAATGGAAAAGTATTTTTGAACACTCTAATTACGATTTGATATATAAGTTTTATGTCATTTTACAGGATGCCCAAATGCCTGCAATTTTACTTGAAGAAGAGAGCAATTACAAGCTGTACGTGCCTAACGATTTTGTAGCCGAAGCTAAAAATATTTTAGAGCAATACTCGGGTATAGACGAGTATGAGTAATTTAGTTTTGAGGACTTTAACAGCTCTTATAGGGGGCACACTATTTATACTGCTTTTGACTGTCCATTTATATACTTACTATCTGCTTTGGGCAATCATTGGAATTATTTGTACATGGGAGTGGAAAAAAATGTTTTCTTTATCTTACTTTTTATGGAGTTACATGATGCTGTCTATTTTTGTTTTGAATGTGTCTATACTACTTGAATACAAGGCAAATTATGGGCTTATTTTGGTTTTGTACACCGTTTTTATCTTATTTTTAGCCATTCCTGATAAAGTACAACAAGTTTTATATGCTTTACTTGGTATTCTTTACCTTGCCATTCCTTTGGTAGTGTTATTTAGTTGGGTAAAGAATGAACCTTTTTATTTTCGTGCTGTATTTGTAGCCATTTTAGTTTGGATAAGTGATATTAGTGCTTATTTTGTAGGTAGATATTGGGGTAGACATCCTTTGTTTTTGCGAATTAGTCCCAAAAAAACGGTAGAGGGTTTAATTGCGAGCTTTATAGCCTGCGGAATAGCTGTTTTTTTAGCTTTTGAGCTTAATTTTGTACGAGAGAGCAAATATTTATGGATAGGTATAATTGTAACTGTATGTACACCCATTGGGGATTTAGTAGAATCTGCAATAAAAAGGTACGCGTGCATCAAAGATAGCAGTCAGCTTTTACCTGGGCATGGTGGATTTTTAGACCGTTTTGATGGCTTCTTTTTTTCTGTAGTGGCTCAATCATGGATATAGTTCTCTTTTTGTCTTTTTTATTTTGTAAATCCTTCGCTTGTAAGAATATGTATATGAATGTCATCTAAAAATTCCTTCGGTTGTTTCAAAAGTTTATTTTTTGTGTATTATTGCGTTGGGAGTTTAATTATGCGACCTATCTTAAAGTTTATTTTGTTTATTTGGTCTTTTGTTCATATAAATGTTTTTGCTCAACAAAAGGGGCTACTATGGGAGATTTCAGGCAATGGTTTAACGCAGAAGTCTTATCTGTTTGGAACGATGCATGTTACAGATGAACGTGTGTTCAATTTTCCTAACGGATTTAAGGCTGCTTTTGATGCATGCCAAGCTTTTGCAATGGAGCTTAACTTAGACTCTGCTCAAAGTCCTGCTAATGCGATTGCTTTGATGCAATACATGATGATGAACGATGGGCGCACGCTCAAAGACTTAATATCTAAAAAAGATTATGAGAGAGTGGAAAAGTTTTTTAATAAGCATTCACCTGCTACACCTTTTGCTATGATGTCCATGATGAAACCTATTTTCTTAATGAGCATAGTGGAGCAAGTAAAGCCTAAGCCCGCAGGTTCGCGCGAAGAGCCCCTAGATAAGTACTTGGCTAACCTTGCTAAAAGCGCTGAAAAACCTATTATCGGACTAGAAACACTTCAAGAACAAATGCAAGCACTATCTGTGATTCCTGTGGAAGAACAAGCTAAGCAATTGGTCAGTGCAATAAAAGAAGTAGAAAAGATGAAAGGTAAGAACAAAACTATGGATGAATTGATGAAGTACTATTTGGCAGGCGATTTGACTAAGCTATATGAATTTTCTCAAAAGAAGGAATTTAAAGGAGAAGCACAGCAAGCTTTGATTGTTCGTAGAAATATCAACATGGCGGATAGAATTGATGCTAAAATAAAAACAACTTCACTATTTATTGCTGTGGGGGCACTGCACCTACCTGGTGAGCAGGGTATCATTCGTTTGTTAGAAAAAAAGGGTTATACTTTAAGAAGTGTCCAATAGTTTTTAATAGATTACTTCAGGTTACAAAAAGTTAAAAGATTTGAGGAGTATTCTGCGTGAGGCATGCGAAGGGCGTGCGTTAGCACGGTGCGGAGCGAAGCGTAGCACCGAAGCGTTAGCGTAGCCCGAAGCACGCCGACCTTGTGGGCATGAGCGCAAGCAAATGCCCACAAGGGCACGCCCAAAAAAATAAAATTTTAACTTTCATTATCCTTTTGCAAAACAAAAATATACTCAACACGTAACTCAATTGAGCATAGACTTTTGTAGTTTTGCAGTATGCTGATAGCAAGTCAGATAACCTTAGGCACTTCGTATGGATATGTTTTGCTCTGTGTAGGCGCCGCTTTGAGTATTGCTGCACTCCTCTATTGGCTAAAGAAAGAAACAGAATTTTCTACTACTATACGCTTGATTTTGTTTGTGCTTCGGTTTTTAGTAATACTTCTCGTGCTTTTGCTTTTGTTGGAACCTTCATGGTATAAAACATACTCCAAAATTGAAAAACCAACCATCTTACTTATACAAGATAACTCCCAATCCCTTTTAGCCCAGAAAGATTCAGCTTATATCAAAGGCTTATACATTGCTGAAATGAAAAAAATACTACAAAACCCATCTTTGCAAGAGAGAATGCAGTTTCAAACCCATTTGTTTGACAAAAATCTGCACTTGTACAAAACTTTGGACTCACTCAATTTCAAAGGTACACAAACGTGTCTTTCAGAAGCTGCACAAGAATTATACAATCTTTATCAAGACTACTACTTGGGAGGAGTTATTTTAGCCACAGATGGTATTTACACACAAGGTTTTAATCCTACGGAAATTTTCACAAAATTGAACGTACCTTTTTTTACTTTGGTTTTAGGCGATACTGCTCAAAAAAGAGATATCCGCATCAAAAACGTGCAGCACAATAATACTGCTTACCTAAATAGTGAAATTCCTATACAAATTGAATATGAAGCTATTGCTTATCCTAATCAAAAAACAGAATTGACCATCAGCCACAAAGGAAAAGTTATACAGACACAACCTCTTCATTTTTCTGCATCCATAGAGCAAAACTCTACTTTGATGATAATTAAACCACAAGAAGAAGGCGTACAAGTATATGATATCACTATCAAAGGATTAGAAGGGGAAGCAACCTACAAAAACAATCAATGGCGTATTTACATTAAAGTGGAAAAGAATAAACAAAAAGCTCTTTTGCTTTCTGGTTCGCCTAGTCCTGATGTTATGGCTATACACAGAGCTATAGCCAATACAGGAAATATAGAAGTACGTGTCATTTCTCGTATTCAAGGTGTAGAATTTACAGAAAATATTCAAACTGTTCCCTTTGCCGATTATGATATAGTTATTCTGCACAACTTTCCGAATGAAAGCACAGATATACCGATTATAAACGCCATCAATCAAGCAGTGGATAAAGTTAAACTGCCGATTTTTTATTTGATAGGTACGAACACCAATTTAGATTTAATTAGTCATTTTCGTAGCATAGGCGTGCGTAAAGCTCGTAATCGTCCAACGTTCTCTGAATGCCATTTTGAAGCCACTGATGAATATTTTACTCATAGTACCTTTACTTTTGATGCACAAAGGTTTAATACTTTATTCAAAAACGCTCCGCCCTTGCAGTGTTCAGATGCAGAAATTGTAGCTAAACCTAACAGTAAAGTTTTAGCCAAAAAGCTGATTCAAAACATAAAATTAGATGTACCTCTGCTGGTTATACAAGAGGAAACGAATCTTAGAAACGCTGTACTGATAGGAGATAACTATTGGAAAATCCGCATGACCAACTATATGCAAGACAAAAATTTCGCCATCTTCGATACATGGATACAAAACATTGTACAATGGCTAATGGCTCAAAAAGACAAACGAAAACTAATAGTTAGTACTAATCAGCGCTTATATGAGAATACAGATGCTATTATATTTAGAGGAGAAATGTACGATGAAAGCTACAACGGGGTAGAGAATGGAGAGATAAAAATCAACCTA includes:
- a CDS encoding Stp1/IreP family PP2C-type Ser/Thr phosphatase; translated protein: MDIQEAHLSDIGKIRKVNEDTVQTFRTEGYFISVMCDGLGGHAGGAVAASLCANTIIEYLKDKKHQNIENAIAQSISKANEVIHTQANTEFHLRGMGTTCVVCVLDGSYIYFAHVGDTRLYQYKDNQLLQLTKDHSYVQQLIDEGKIQPSDAEIHPQKHQLTAAVGTQMTLPIAIEVQKLPLQKNTLFLLCTDGLHGIVSNKIIQSILSEYHAQPVEVLAKKLVDTANDFGGIDNVTVQIIRVNELKTSPQNSIQNTQMTTSQTSAPLIDPPIEVVHSPETPAESKPKYKVHLNNYQKLGLIVIVLLATVITLFVAFYKAKEKTAEENFLTQLKDSLFTQPNTSVQKNEPVQDTTSTQKAEKNIPELIDYEYFVRKGDVLPKIAQKFNVSVEELKAWNKDAKKKGHPKFPELNADAPLVVKIKAKHTVSQGETLSAIAQQYYGNSQQKHLIMKANNLKENEVLKQGKVLVIPKP
- a CDS encoding enoyl-CoA hydratase-related protein, with the protein product MYQTLLVSVEEKICIITLNRPDKLNALNQTLLNELKTAFMQALSDSEVKSVIITGAGEKAFAAGADIQEFVGLDAQQASHLSRNGQMIFNMIENSPKPVVAAVNGFALGGGCELAMACHLRIASENAKFGQPEVKLGLIPGYGGTQRLVQYIGKTKALELILTTDMISANDAYRLGLVNYVVPAHELLNKCKEVLAKIHAQSPNAVYLAIKSVNAYFDKSKNGFEEEVKNFGQCFTHNDFKEGVSAFLEKRKPNF
- a CDS encoding efflux RND transporter periplasmic adaptor subunit, translated to MKKQYCVTLIFLGLLLFWSCREKTIKVVTEKATLRDITETVTASGKIQPVIEVKITPDVSGEIVELPVYEGQIVQKGQLIARIRPDNYQAALEQMQASLNTAKADLANAKAALAQAESRLAAEKINVERSRKLFAEKVISQVEMDNAELAYNVAVSQKNSAEQQVEAAKYRIESAEASLKQARENLNRTSLYAPMSGIISKLSVKLGERVVGTSQMAGTEMMRIADFTQMEVKVDVNENDIVNVSINDSAKIEVDAYAGKVFTGRVTNIANSSNTLVANTSTSTDQVTSFEVRILISPHSYQEITKQKNKKISPFLPGMSANVEIYTNTVKNALAVPSQSVTTRSKDKTSAESSSSAKSTKNTQTEKPQEVVFVYQNGIVKQVPVQTGIADNQYIQIISGLKEGDEVVSGSYRAISKELKDGMKVKKVTEQELEKEK
- a CDS encoding phosphatidate cytidylyltransferase, producing the protein MSNLVLRTLTALIGGTLFILLLTVHLYTYYLLWAIIGIICTWEWKKMFSLSYFLWSYMMLSIFVLNVSILLEYKANYGLILVLYTVFILFLAIPDKVQQVLYALLGILYLAIPLVVLFSWVKNEPFYFRAVFVAILVWISDISAYFVGRYWGRHPLFLRISPKKTVEGLIASFIACGIAVFLAFELNFVRESKYLWIGIIVTVCTPIGDLVESAIKRYACIKDSSQLLPGHGGFLDRFDGFFFSVVAQSWI
- a CDS encoding TraB/GumN family protein, with product MRPILKFILFIWSFVHINVFAQQKGLLWEISGNGLTQKSYLFGTMHVTDERVFNFPNGFKAAFDACQAFAMELNLDSAQSPANAIALMQYMMMNDGRTLKDLISKKDYERVEKFFNKHSPATPFAMMSMMKPIFLMSIVEQVKPKPAGSREEPLDKYLANLAKSAEKPIIGLETLQEQMQALSVIPVEEQAKQLVSAIKEVEKMKGKNKTMDELMKYYLAGDLTKLYEFSQKKEFKGEAQQALIVRRNINMADRIDAKIKTTSLFIAVGALHLPGEQGIIRLLEKKGYTLRSVQ